The Cellulomonas sp. S1-8 genome has a window encoding:
- a CDS encoding carbohydrate ABC transporter permease produces the protein MIVSRRETWVGRVLLVVLMLVTVVPFVSLFVTALHEPGTYPSGLAWPETPYWSNFVDAFRVADMGALLWSSVLIEIGVVPVALLIATLAGFALGHLRPPGHRVIFLTFLLGLTLPFQAVIVPLYYQMRDMGLLNTRWAIILPLIGLYMPFAVMWMRAHFVNMPEDLSEAARIDGAGTWKLFTRIHLPLSKPALSSLGILMFLWTWNQFLLAVVLVSDPTKRTMAGALGAFQGQWGTNVPLLCAGSLLILTPTLIVFLAFQRQFVTALMQGALKG, from the coding sequence ATGATCGTGTCGCGCCGCGAGACGTGGGTGGGCCGCGTCCTGCTCGTCGTCCTCATGCTGGTGACGGTCGTGCCGTTCGTCAGCCTCTTCGTCACCGCCCTGCACGAGCCCGGGACGTACCCGTCGGGCCTCGCCTGGCCCGAGACGCCGTACTGGTCGAACTTCGTCGACGCCTTCCGGGTCGCCGACATGGGCGCGCTGCTGTGGTCGAGCGTCCTCATCGAGATCGGCGTCGTCCCGGTCGCCCTGCTCATCGCGACCCTCGCCGGGTTCGCACTGGGCCACCTGCGCCCCCCGGGGCACCGCGTCATCTTCCTGACGTTCCTGCTCGGGCTCACGCTGCCGTTCCAGGCCGTCATCGTCCCGCTGTACTACCAGATGCGTGACATGGGCCTGCTGAACACCCGGTGGGCGATCATCCTGCCGCTCATCGGCCTGTACATGCCGTTCGCGGTCATGTGGATGCGCGCGCACTTCGTCAACATGCCGGAGGACCTGTCCGAGGCCGCGCGCATCGACGGTGCCGGCACGTGGAAGCTGTTCACGCGGATCCACCTGCCGCTGTCGAAGCCGGCGCTGTCCTCGCTCGGGATCCTCATGTTCCTGTGGACGTGGAACCAGTTCCTGCTCGCCGTGGTGCTGGTGTCCGACCCGACCAAGCGCACCATGGCCGGTGCCCTCGGGGCGTTCCAGGGTCAGTGGGGCACCAACGTCCCGCTGCTGTGCGCCGGGTCCCTGCTCATCCTCACGCCGACGCTCATCGTGTTCCTCGCGTTCCAGCGCCAGTTCGTCACCGCTCTCATGCAGGGGGCGTTGAAGGGATGA
- a CDS encoding polysaccharide deacetylase family protein: MDPHAPGLADVIRYVPSDPAAPRAVLTFDDGPNPPDTLTLLDLLAREGVPAVFCLVGEQVEAHPDVVRRIVADGHVLANHSYRHDDLEDWEPDAVRADLQRTLDAIHAVVPDAPVPFFRAPYGHWGRTIPVAADLGMQALDMQLVVGDWDPPGVDELVRRLGGVEPGGVILLHDGGGDRSQTVEAVARVIPTMRAAGWTFSVPLAAVDDRTGGADPDTL; this comes from the coding sequence ATGGACCCCCACGCCCCCGGCCTCGCCGACGTCATCCGGTACGTCCCCTCGGACCCCGCGGCACCCCGTGCGGTCCTCACGTTCGACGACGGGCCGAACCCGCCCGACACCCTCACTCTCCTCGACCTGCTGGCACGCGAGGGGGTGCCCGCGGTGTTCTGCCTGGTCGGGGAGCAGGTCGAGGCGCACCCGGACGTCGTGCGGCGCATCGTCGCCGACGGGCACGTGCTGGCGAACCACTCGTACCGGCACGACGACCTCGAGGACTGGGAGCCCGACGCCGTCCGCGCGGACCTGCAGCGCACGCTCGACGCGATCCACGCGGTCGTCCCCGACGCGCCCGTGCCGTTCTTCCGGGCGCCGTACGGCCACTGGGGGCGGACGATCCCCGTCGCCGCGGATCTGGGGATGCAGGCCCTGGACATGCAGCTCGTCGTCGGGGACTGGGACCCGCCGGGCGTCGACGAGCTGGTCCGGCGCCTCGGTGGCGTGGAGCCGGGGGGCGTGATCCTGCTGCACGACGGCGGCGGGGACCGTAGCCAGACGGTCGAGGCGGTCGCACGGGTCATACCGACGATGCGCGCCGCGGGGTGGACGTTCTCGGTGCCGCTCGCCGCCGTCGACGACCGGACCGGTGGGGCAGACCCCGACACGCTCTGA
- the gtfA gene encoding sucrose phosphorylase — MTHHGPQLITYADRLAGDLPGLRALLDGALAGAFTGVHVLPFYPPYDGADAGFDPRDHTQVDPRLGTWDDVRGLAEGRTVMADVIVNHVSADSERFRDVRERGDASPHAPMFLTLGSVFPDGATEEDLARVYRPRPGLPFTVMTLGGRRRVVWTTFTPDQVDLDLRTPQAWDYLTSVVDALTAGGVTVLRLDAVGYTGKEAGTDCFMTPATDAYTERIVEQAHARGAQVLVEVHGHHTQQIEIARKVDLVYDFALPPLVLHALTAHDLDPLAGWLAIRPGNAVTVLDTHDGIGIVDVGPSDLRPGEPGLLAPEKIDALVEHIHANSGGTSRQATGAAASNLDLYQVNCTFYDALARDDRRYLLARLMQLFVPGIPQVYYVGLLAGSNDMDLLAATGVGRDVNRHHFTPDEVADALTRPAVRGQLAALRLRSSHPAFDGEFEWDVDGTRGCFAWVSGEARATLTFDVSDGTFQVHATGPEGEQPFLTDTDTATATPA; from the coding sequence GTGACCCACCACGGCCCGCAGCTCATCACCTACGCCGACCGCCTCGCCGGCGACCTGCCCGGCCTGCGCGCGCTGCTCGACGGGGCGCTCGCGGGTGCGTTCACCGGCGTGCACGTGCTGCCGTTCTACCCGCCGTACGACGGCGCCGACGCGGGCTTCGACCCGCGCGACCACACGCAGGTCGACCCGCGCCTGGGCACCTGGGACGACGTCCGGGGCCTCGCCGAGGGCCGCACCGTCATGGCCGACGTCATCGTCAACCACGTCTCCGCGGACTCCGAGCGCTTCCGCGACGTGCGCGAGCGCGGCGACGCGTCCCCGCACGCGCCCATGTTCCTCACGCTCGGGTCCGTGTTCCCCGACGGCGCGACCGAGGAGGACCTGGCGCGGGTCTACCGCCCGCGCCCCGGCCTGCCGTTCACGGTCATGACGCTCGGCGGGCGACGACGCGTGGTGTGGACGACGTTCACGCCCGACCAGGTCGACCTCGACCTGCGCACGCCGCAGGCCTGGGACTACCTGACGTCCGTCGTCGACGCGCTGACCGCCGGCGGCGTCACGGTGCTGCGGCTCGACGCCGTCGGGTACACCGGCAAGGAGGCCGGCACGGACTGCTTCATGACGCCCGCGACCGACGCGTACACCGAGCGGATCGTCGAGCAGGCGCACGCCCGCGGCGCGCAGGTGCTCGTCGAGGTGCACGGGCACCACACCCAGCAGATCGAGATCGCCCGCAAGGTCGACCTCGTCTACGACTTCGCGCTGCCGCCGCTGGTGCTGCACGCCCTGACCGCGCACGACCTCGACCCGCTCGCCGGGTGGCTGGCCATCCGGCCCGGCAACGCGGTGACCGTCCTGGACACGCACGACGGCATCGGCATCGTCGACGTCGGCCCCTCCGACCTGCGCCCCGGCGAGCCCGGCCTGCTCGCTCCCGAGAAGATCGACGCGCTCGTCGAGCACATCCACGCGAACTCCGGCGGCACGTCGCGGCAGGCCACGGGCGCGGCCGCGTCGAACCTCGACCTGTACCAGGTCAACTGCACGTTCTACGACGCCCTCGCACGCGACGACCGCCGCTACCTCCTGGCACGGCTGATGCAGCTGTTCGTCCCCGGGATCCCGCAGGTCTACTACGTGGGCCTGCTCGCCGGGTCCAACGACATGGACCTGCTCGCGGCCACCGGCGTCGGCCGGGACGTCAACCGTCACCACTTTACGCCGGACGAGGTCGCCGACGCGCTCACGCGTCCCGCGGTGCGCGGCCAGCTCGCCGCGCTGCGGCTGCGGTCGTCGCACCCGGCGTTCGACGGGGAGTTCGAGTGGGACGTCGACGGCACGCGTGGCTGCTTCGCGTGGGTCTCCGGCGAGGCGCGCGCGACCCTGACGTTCGACGTGTCCGACGGCACCTTCCAGGTCCACGCGACGGGCCCGGAAGGCGAGCAGCCGTTCCTCACCGACACGGACACCGCCACCGCCACCCCCGCCTGA
- a CDS encoding carbohydrate ABC transporter permease, with the protein MATSRTTGTSGVREAVGITPHSHEARRRALRARRLRRGWVALGLVVPAAVAYALFVLQPLALTIQYSFYEWNGVTESTWVGLENYSRLLSDSRMLGSIGNALQLIIYFSFVPVILGLLAAAVIRKFATSRLALVSRTVLFLPQVIPLVAAGIMWTWLLATDGLINEVMRALGLGGLTRAWLGDTNTALPAVGVIGAWVALGLCLILLLAGMSKIDPALYEAARIDGAGAVREFFSITLPGVRQEVGVAVTVTVISALAAFDIVYISTQGGPANSTMVPGLEIYYLGFFSREVGQASALAVVFMALVLAVVLPIQRFTREDAR; encoded by the coding sequence ATGGCCACCTCGCGGACGACCGGTACCAGCGGCGTCCGCGAGGCCGTGGGGATCACCCCGCACAGCCACGAGGCCAGGCGCCGCGCCCTGCGGGCGCGGCGCCTGCGCCGAGGCTGGGTGGCCCTCGGCCTCGTGGTCCCGGCCGCGGTGGCCTACGCACTGTTCGTGCTGCAGCCCTTGGCGCTCACCATCCAGTACTCGTTCTACGAGTGGAACGGCGTCACCGAGTCCACCTGGGTGGGGCTCGAGAACTACTCCCGCCTGCTGAGCGACTCCCGGATGCTCGGGTCGATCGGCAACGCCCTGCAGCTGATCATCTACTTCAGCTTCGTCCCCGTGATCCTGGGGCTGCTCGCCGCGGCCGTCATCCGCAAGTTCGCGACCAGCCGGCTCGCGCTGGTGTCCCGGACCGTCCTGTTCCTGCCGCAGGTGATCCCGCTCGTGGCCGCCGGCATCATGTGGACCTGGCTGCTGGCCACCGACGGCCTGATCAACGAGGTCATGCGAGCCCTCGGCCTCGGCGGCCTCACGCGGGCCTGGCTCGGTGACACGAACACCGCACTGCCCGCCGTCGGCGTCATCGGCGCGTGGGTCGCGCTCGGCCTGTGCCTGATCCTGCTCCTGGCCGGCATGTCCAAGATCGACCCCGCGCTGTACGAGGCGGCCCGCATCGACGGCGCCGGCGCCGTGCGCGAGTTCTTCTCGATCACGCTCCCGGGCGTCCGTCAGGAGGTCGGCGTCGCCGTCACCGTCACGGTGATCTCCGCGCTGGCGGCCTTCGACATCGTCTACATCTCCACGCAGGGCGGGCCCGCCAACTCCACGATGGTGCCCGGCCTGGAGATCTACTACCTCGGCTTCTTCAGCCGCGAGGTCGGTCAGGCCTCCGCGCTCGCCGTCGTCTTCATGGCGCTGGTGCTCGCGGTCGTCCTGCCGATCCAGCGCTTCACCCGGGAGGACGCCCGATGA
- a CDS encoding alpha/beta hydrolase has translation MSGEGTTRPPFDPAVASALADRPGDVVTTLAPDEIAALRARAQPPDLDDVAVLARRTLTWHHAPGPDGEVRVALLRPASDGPVPVLLHLHGGGLVAGTVSDDVAATAATGPGWAVASVDYRLAPEHPYPAAVEDAYAALVWLVGQADSLGLDAARVVVTGVSAGAGVAAALALLARDRGGPTLAGQLLVCPMLDDRNDSASGEQMAGVGSWDRTANATGWAAYLGDAAGGPSTPAYASAARAAQLDGLPPAYVDVGSAETFRDECVRYAARIWTDGGDAELHVWPGGCHGFDGLVPDAPVSRDARTARARWLARLLARTYAPTPTGHRSPTTTEPDA, from the coding sequence ATGAGCGGCGAGGGGACCACCCGGCCACCGTTCGACCCGGCGGTCGCGTCCGCCCTGGCGGACCGGCCCGGGGACGTCGTCACGACCCTCGCCCCCGACGAGATCGCCGCGCTGCGCGCCCGTGCGCAGCCGCCGGACCTCGACGACGTCGCCGTGCTCGCCCGCCGCACCCTGACGTGGCACCACGCGCCCGGGCCGGACGGCGAGGTCCGCGTGGCGCTGCTGCGGCCCGCGTCCGACGGTCCCGTGCCCGTGCTGCTGCACCTGCACGGCGGCGGGCTCGTCGCCGGGACCGTCTCCGACGACGTCGCCGCGACCGCCGCGACCGGTCCCGGGTGGGCGGTCGCGTCCGTCGACTACCGGCTCGCGCCCGAGCACCCCTACCCGGCGGCCGTCGAGGACGCGTACGCGGCCCTCGTGTGGCTCGTCGGGCAGGCCGACTCGCTCGGGCTGGACGCCGCGCGCGTCGTCGTGACCGGCGTCAGCGCCGGTGCCGGGGTCGCGGCGGCGCTCGCGCTGCTCGCCCGCGACCGCGGCGGGCCGACGCTCGCGGGTCAGCTGCTGGTGTGCCCCATGCTCGACGACCGCAACGACAGCGCGTCCGGTGAGCAGATGGCCGGCGTCGGGTCGTGGGACCGCACCGCCAACGCGACCGGCTGGGCCGCGTACCTCGGCGACGCCGCCGGCGGACCGAGCACCCCGGCGTACGCGTCGGCGGCCCGCGCCGCGCAGCTCGACGGCCTGCCGCCCGCGTACGTCGACGTCGGCTCCGCCGAGACGTTCCGCGACGAGTGCGTGCGCTACGCCGCGCGGATCTGGACCGACGGCGGCGACGCCGAGCTGCACGTGTGGCCCGGCGGCTGCCACGGGTTCGACGGGCTCGTCCCCGACGCACCCGTGTCGCGCGACGCCCGCACGGCCCGCGCCCGCTGGCTCGCGCGCCTGCTCGCCCGGACCTACGCCCCCACCCCGACCGGACACCGGTCGCCGACGACGACGGAGCCCGACGCGTGA
- a CDS encoding RHS repeat domain-containing protein has product MRVHTKIASTTTVIALVAGGTLWSAVPASAATAPDLASAIFATPSVVTASSLSAPSAATTAVRTDPVAGFPSRAGGSYAVLSSGAAASLTAGPQSSGADTSYVTTSSRGGAYDVTTLEVTLDVPAGINCLLGVTFRFLTDESPNGTTFQFNDSFVAEVGASTWTVNPDRSITAPNNFAFDTSGRPISVKAGLFSVAGAAGEAAGTIFNGATPQLTAQVPLTGGEEQKLFFSIFDVGDSVVDSAVLIDNLRIGTVDDPATQCQKGATTNPTEIRVSATAPTQVDAFGTADDTYTIPATDGVDYAIEGTTVAAGEYPATGTVVVDATAKAGYELSGPTQFTLVFTDILEATATEPTWDDTWGTADDTYTIPSVTGVEYSVDGTPVAAGSYPATGTVTVEAAATTGYGLTGPSAFTHTFTDIRQVSATEPTWDDTYGTADDRYTVPAVTGVEYTVDGAVVDPGTYPATGTVTVDATATAGYVLTGPSQFTHTFTDIRQVSATEPTSVDAYGTADDTYTIPEVTGVEYAVDGAPVTAGDYPGAGTIVVTATATAGYELTGPAEFTFTFTDIRLATAVEPTWDDTYGTEDDTFTVPSVTGVQYAVDGTPVAPGEHPASGPVVVTATATTGYELTGPSEFTFTFTDIRLATAVEPTWDDTYGTADDTYTIPTVTGVQYAVDGTPVAPGEHPASGTVVVTASATTGYELTGASEFTRTFTDIRLVTAQAPTQDDPYGTAADTYTIPSVTGVEYRVDGDVVDAGTYPGTGTVVVTATATPGHELTGPSEFTLVFTDITLTEVVAPTWHDVDGTADDTFTLPAVDGVVWTRDGGVLAPGTHPGSGTVTLVATAAPGHELTGTTTHSFTFTDLEHVTPTAPTATDNPGTALDVVTIPAVTGVTYLHDGTALAPGDHALTGDVVITAVPAAPRYVLVGTTTFTLHLSDVDVPGAPTITAVTVGSRSLTVAFAAPTATGGIPVTGYAYSLDGGSTWVEADGSPVVVTGLVNGTEYRVAVRAHNAQGPGSATAVVTATPVPAPYEQRGVDGTLALPAPAPDQAEAWVDGARVPSTVTTDAGTRTVTAGSVRVTLTGLDASGRPAGADGRLVVTPDGSVTVTGSGFAPGELVDLWLFSTPVLLGTAHVGSDGTFAARFALPTGVPAGQHTLQLNGTAADGTLVSIASGVLVEAAPVAAPASPAPRSAALAVTGGSVAAGVVLATSLLAAGGLALAFAGRRRRDA; this is encoded by the coding sequence ATGCGCGTGCACACGAAGATCGCCTCGACCACGACCGTGATCGCCCTGGTGGCGGGAGGGACCCTCTGGTCGGCCGTCCCGGCGTCGGCGGCGACGGCACCCGACCTGGCGTCCGCGATCTTCGCGACGCCCTCGGTGGTGACGGCGTCGAGCCTGAGCGCCCCGTCGGCCGCCACGACGGCCGTCCGCACCGACCCGGTCGCGGGATTCCCGAGCCGGGCCGGGGGCTCCTACGCCGTGCTCTCGTCGGGGGCGGCCGCGTCCCTCACCGCAGGCCCGCAGAGCTCGGGGGCGGACACGAGCTACGTGACCACCTCCTCACGGGGCGGCGCCTACGACGTGACGACGCTCGAGGTCACGCTCGACGTCCCGGCGGGGATCAACTGCCTCCTGGGTGTCACCTTCCGCTTCCTCACGGACGAGTCCCCCAACGGCACCACCTTCCAGTTCAACGACTCCTTCGTCGCCGAGGTCGGCGCCAGCACCTGGACGGTCAACCCCGACCGGTCGATCACCGCGCCCAACAACTTCGCCTTCGACACGTCGGGCCGCCCCATCAGCGTCAAGGCGGGTCTGTTCTCCGTCGCCGGCGCTGCGGGCGAGGCCGCCGGGACGATCTTCAACGGCGCGACTCCCCAGCTCACCGCCCAGGTCCCGCTCACCGGGGGCGAGGAGCAGAAGCTGTTCTTCTCGATCTTCGACGTGGGCGACTCCGTGGTGGACTCGGCGGTCCTGATCGACAACCTGCGCATCGGCACGGTCGACGACCCGGCGACGCAGTGCCAGAAGGGCGCGACGACGAACCCGACGGAGATCCGCGTCTCGGCGACCGCACCGACGCAGGTCGACGCGTTCGGCACCGCCGACGACACGTACACGATCCCGGCCACCGACGGCGTCGACTACGCGATCGAGGGCACCACCGTCGCTGCTGGGGAGTACCCCGCGACGGGGACCGTCGTCGTCGACGCGACCGCCAAGGCCGGGTACGAGCTGTCCGGTCCGACGCAGTTCACGCTGGTGTTCACCGACATCCTCGAGGCCACCGCCACCGAGCCCACCTGGGACGACACCTGGGGCACCGCGGACGACACGTACACGATCCCGTCGGTGACGGGCGTGGAGTACTCCGTCGACGGCACCCCCGTCGCCGCGGGCAGCTACCCCGCCACGGGCACCGTCACGGTCGAGGCCGCGGCGACCACCGGCTACGGCCTGACCGGTCCCAGCGCGTTCACGCACACCTTCACCGACATCCGTCAGGTCAGCGCCACCGAGCCCACCTGGGACGACACCTACGGCACGGCCGACGACCGCTATACGGTCCCCGCGGTCACGGGCGTGGAGTACACGGTCGACGGTGCGGTCGTGGACCCGGGCACCTACCCCGCCACCGGCACCGTCACCGTCGACGCCACCGCGACCGCCGGGTACGTCCTGACCGGGCCCTCGCAGTTCACGCACACCTTCACCGACATCCGTCAGGTCAGCGCCACCGAGCCCACGTCCGTGGACGCGTACGGCACGGCCGACGACACCTACACGATCCCCGAGGTCACCGGCGTCGAGTACGCGGTCGACGGCGCGCCCGTCACCGCCGGCGACTACCCCGGCGCCGGCACCATCGTCGTCACGGCGACCGCCACCGCCGGGTACGAGCTCACCGGCCCGGCAGAGTTCACGTTCACCTTCACCGACATCCGCCTGGCGACCGCCGTCGAGCCCACCTGGGACGACACCTACGGCACGGAGGACGACACGTTCACCGTCCCGTCGGTGACGGGCGTGCAGTACGCGGTCGACGGCACCCCCGTCGCCCCCGGTGAGCACCCCGCGAGCGGCCCCGTCGTGGTGACGGCCACCGCGACCACCGGGTACGAGCTCACCGGCCCGTCGGAGTTCACGTTCACCTTCACCGACATCCGCCTGGCCACCGCCGTCGAGCCCACCTGGGACGACACCTACGGCACCGCCGACGACACCTACACGATCCCCACGGTCACCGGCGTGCAGTACGCGGTCGACGGCACCCCCGTCGCCCCCGGCGAGCACCCCGCGAGCGGCACGGTCGTCGTCACCGCGAGCGCCACGACCGGCTACGAGCTCACCGGTGCCTCGGAGTTCACGCGCACCTTCACCGACATCCGCCTGGTCACGGCGCAGGCGCCGACGCAGGACGACCCGTACGGCACGGCAGCAGACACCTACACGATCCCGTCGGTGACGGGCGTGGAGTACCGGGTCGACGGGGACGTCGTCGACGCCGGCACCTACCCGGGCACCGGGACGGTCGTCGTGACGGCGACGGCGACGCCGGGTCACGAGCTGACCGGGCCCTCCGAGTTCACGCTCGTGTTCACGGACATCACCCTCACCGAGGTCGTCGCGCCCACGTGGCACGACGTCGACGGCACCGCGGACGACACGTTCACGCTGCCGGCGGTCGACGGTGTCGTGTGGACGCGGGACGGCGGCGTCCTCGCGCCCGGCACGCACCCCGGCAGCGGCACGGTGACCCTCGTCGCGACCGCGGCCCCCGGTCACGAGCTCACGGGGACCACGACGCACTCCTTCACGTTCACCGACCTCGAGCACGTGACGCCGACGGCGCCGACCGCGACCGACAACCCGGGGACGGCGCTCGACGTCGTCACGATCCCCGCGGTCACGGGCGTGACCTACCTGCACGACGGGACCGCGCTCGCGCCCGGCGACCACGCCCTCACGGGTGACGTCGTCATCACGGCCGTCCCGGCCGCACCGCGCTACGTGCTCGTCGGGACCACGACGTTCACGCTCCACCTGTCCGACGTGGACGTCCCCGGTGCGCCGACGATCACCGCCGTCACCGTCGGCAGCCGCAGCCTGACCGTCGCGTTCGCGGCCCCGACCGCGACCGGCGGCATCCCCGTCACGGGGTACGCGTACTCGCTCGACGGCGGCAGCACGTGGGTCGAGGCCGACGGCTCGCCGGTGGTGGTGACGGGCCTCGTCAACGGGACGGAGTACCGCGTCGCCGTGCGGGCGCACAACGCCCAGGGCCCGGGCAGCGCCACCGCGGTCGTCACGGCGACCCCCGTGCCCGCCCCCTACGAGCAGCGGGGTGTCGACGGGACGCTCGCCCTGCCCGCACCGGCGCCCGACCAGGCCGAGGCCTGGGTCGACGGCGCTCGCGTGCCGAGCACGGTGACGACCGACGCCGGCACGCGCACCGTCACCGCGGGCAGCGTCCGCGTGACGCTGACCGGGCTCGACGCCTCCGGCCGGCCCGCCGGGGCCGACGGCCGGCTCGTCGTCACGCCCGACGGCTCGGTGACGGTCACGGGCTCCGGGTTCGCGCCCGGGGAGCTGGTCGACCTGTGGCTGTTCTCGACGCCCGTGCTCCTCGGGACGGCGCACGTCGGGTCCGACGGCACCTTCGCGGCGCGGTTCGCGCTGCCCACCGGGGTGCCGGCGGGGCAGCACACGCTGCAGCTCAACGGGACGGCCGCCGACGGCACGCTCGTGAGCATCGCCTCGGGCGTCCTCGTCGAGGCCGCGCCGGTCGCGGCACCGGCGTCGCCCGCTCCCCGCAGCGCGGCGCTCGCCGTCACCGGCGGGTCCGTCGCCGCGGGCGTGGTGCTCGCGACGTCGCTGCTGGCCGCCGGCGGTCTCGCCCTCGCGTTCGCCGGCCGCAGGCGGCGCGACGCCTGA
- a CDS encoding cation transporter codes for MTATDGTPVDGKPVDGKARERRAIVESIVGAGVIGTGALVGGVLVQSRVLIFDGAFVVLGIVLSAMSLVASRAAAAAPSARFPFGKQAVTPLAIAVQGAALLGTLVYAAADAVIVIVAGGADVAAGVVVAYGLASLVASLLIERRVRRLAPDSDLVAAEAAQWRAGAVLSLVYAAGAGVALLLSALRWDDVVRYLDPGLVLLACLALLPVPLRLLRAAALELLEAAPPAHVAQALADAVAHVRAEHGLGEPLVRATKLGERLYVEVDFVVEPGTWDVSGEDRVRRAVLDRLEPLGYELWANVELTTDPRLAQ; via the coding sequence ATGACCGCGACCGACGGGACGCCAGTCGACGGCAAGCCGGTCGACGGGAAGGCGCGGGAGCGGCGGGCGATCGTCGAGTCGATCGTCGGTGCGGGTGTCATCGGGACCGGGGCGCTCGTCGGGGGCGTGCTCGTGCAGTCCCGCGTGCTGATCTTCGACGGCGCGTTCGTCGTGCTGGGGATCGTGCTGTCCGCGATGTCGTTGGTGGCGTCGCGCGCCGCGGCCGCCGCGCCGAGCGCCCGCTTCCCGTTCGGCAAGCAGGCGGTGACGCCGCTGGCCATCGCGGTGCAGGGTGCCGCGCTGCTCGGCACGCTCGTGTACGCGGCGGCCGACGCGGTGATCGTCATCGTCGCCGGGGGCGCCGACGTGGCCGCGGGTGTCGTCGTCGCGTACGGGCTGGCGTCGTTGGTCGCGTCGCTGCTCATCGAGCGGCGGGTGCGTCGGCTCGCGCCGGACTCGGACCTGGTGGCCGCCGAGGCCGCGCAGTGGCGCGCCGGCGCGGTCCTCAGCCTCGTGTACGCGGCCGGCGCGGGGGTGGCGTTGCTGCTGTCGGCGCTGCGGTGGGACGACGTCGTCCGCTACCTCGACCCCGGCCTGGTGCTGCTCGCGTGCCTGGCCCTGCTGCCCGTGCCGCTGCGCCTGCTGCGGGCCGCGGCCCTCGAGCTGCTGGAGGCCGCACCCCCCGCGCACGTCGCGCAGGCGCTCGCCGACGCGGTCGCGCACGTCCGCGCAGAGCACGGCCTGGGGGAGCCGCTCGTGCGGGCCACCAAGCTGGGCGAGCGGCTGTACGTCGAGGTCGACTTCGTCGTCGAGCCCGGCACGTGGGACGTCAGCGGCGAGGACCGCGTGCGGCGGGCTGTGCTCGACCGCCTCGAGCCCCTGGGGTACGAGCTGTGGGCGAACGTCGAGCTGACGACGGACCCGCGGCTGGCGCAGTAG